A part of Arthrobacter dokdonellae genomic DNA contains:
- a CDS encoding alpha,alpha-trehalose-phosphate synthase (UDP-forming) has protein sequence MSVKSQPQNRAGRVPEAVHGTSDFIVVSNRLPVDRVPVEESDDGWRRSPGGLVTALAPVMATRDGAWVGWHGAPDESLEPFHHDGMDLIPVPLSSDEVELYYEGFSNASLWPLYHDVIAPPEFHRTWWDAYRRVNMRFAEAAAESAAKNATVWVQDYQLQMVPRYLRQLRPDLRIGFFNHIPFPPPEIFAQLPWRQAIINGLLGADLIGFQRPNDTANFLRSARRFLGASVKAQQVHVKEGDGTISHIARAEPFPISIDATQIQKLAARPDIVARAKQIREDLGNPKTILLGVDRLDYTKGITHRLKAYGELLKDGIITVEDAALIQVASPSRQRVESYRLLREEVEGMVGRLNGQFDSIQNTAVRYLHHSYPVEEMVALYLASDVMLVTSLRDGMNLVAKEYVAARSDNTGALVLSEFTGAADQLKQALLVNPHDIDGLKATIVRAINLPRTEASRRMRAMRKQILSHDVQRWSEDFLTTLHNEAVRDDR, from the coding sequence TTGTCGGTCAAATCGCAGCCCCAGAACCGGGCTGGCCGTGTCCCCGAAGCCGTCCATGGCACCTCAGACTTCATCGTCGTTTCCAATCGGCTGCCCGTGGACCGCGTCCCCGTGGAGGAGTCCGACGACGGCTGGCGGCGCTCCCCCGGCGGCCTTGTCACGGCGCTCGCCCCCGTCATGGCCACCCGCGATGGCGCATGGGTGGGCTGGCACGGGGCCCCGGACGAGTCCTTGGAACCGTTCCACCACGACGGCATGGACCTGATCCCCGTCCCGCTCTCCAGCGACGAGGTGGAGCTGTATTACGAGGGCTTCTCGAACGCCTCCCTGTGGCCGCTCTACCACGACGTCATCGCACCCCCGGAGTTCCACCGCACCTGGTGGGACGCCTACCGCAGGGTGAACATGCGCTTTGCCGAGGCCGCGGCGGAATCCGCCGCCAAGAACGCCACCGTCTGGGTCCAGGACTACCAGCTGCAGATGGTGCCGCGCTACCTACGGCAGCTGCGACCGGACCTGCGCATCGGCTTCTTCAACCACATCCCCTTCCCCCCGCCGGAGATCTTCGCCCAGCTGCCCTGGCGCCAAGCCATCATCAACGGTCTGCTCGGCGCGGACCTGATCGGCTTCCAGCGGCCCAACGACACGGCCAACTTCCTGCGCTCGGCCCGGCGCTTCCTCGGCGCCAGCGTCAAGGCCCAGCAGGTGCACGTCAAGGAGGGGGACGGAACCATCAGCCACATTGCCCGGGCTGAGCCGTTTCCCATCTCCATCGACGCCACCCAGATCCAGAAACTCGCGGCCCGCCCCGACATCGTCGCCCGCGCCAAGCAGATCCGGGAGGACCTGGGCAACCCCAAGACCATCCTGCTCGGCGTGGACCGGCTGGACTACACCAAGGGCATCACCCACCGCCTCAAGGCCTACGGGGAACTGCTCAAGGACGGGATTATCACGGTGGAGGACGCCGCCCTGATCCAGGTGGCCAGCCCCAGCCGCCAGCGCGTGGAGTCCTACCGGCTGCTCCGCGAAGAAGTGGAGGGCATGGTGGGACGGCTCAACGGCCAGTTCGACTCCATCCAAAACACCGCGGTCCGCTACCTCCACCACAGCTACCCGGTCGAGGAAATGGTGGCGCTCTACCTGGCCTCGGACGTCATGCTCGTCACCTCCCTGCGGGACGGCATGAACCTGGTCGCCAAGGAATACGTGGCCGCGCGCAGCGACAACACCGGCGCCCTGGTCCTGAGTGAGTTCACCGGCGCCGCCGACCAGCTCAAGCAGGCGCTGCTGGTCAACCCCCACGACATCGACGGGCTGAAGGCGACCATCGTGCGCGCCATCAACCTCCCCAGGACGGAGGCCAGCCGCCGGATGCGCGCCATGCGCAAGCAGATCCTCTCCCACGACGTCCAGCGGTGGAGCGAGGACTTCCTGACGACGCTGCATAACGAGGCCGTCCGTGACGACAGGTGA
- a CDS encoding DsbA family protein, which translates to MSPKNEPRLTKAERTAQAREKARLLREAQLKKEKRNSWLIRGGVLAAAVVIVVIIALVVIQTQKGNEPVASSGPVPANANAFGGVTVGKNGAVVAPTTAAKTVDMKSVPPAPTAAPTAVGDPAGIGVKAPASGQPAQVVMYLDFMCPACNNFEKTYGAELDSLRNEGKITVEYRPLPFLDRFSSGTNYSSRSAAAAACVVDQSPAKFKAYLDSLYAHQPEENSSGLDNATLEKLATEAGAANINSCVDAKTYRPFVAYTGALGASAGINATPTLFVNGQQWDPNKVQDFNTFLNTAMAAKK; encoded by the coding sequence ATGAGCCCCAAGAACGAACCACGGTTGACCAAGGCTGAACGCACGGCGCAGGCGCGCGAAAAGGCAAGGCTTCTTCGCGAGGCGCAGCTGAAGAAGGAAAAGCGCAACAGTTGGCTGATCCGTGGCGGTGTGCTCGCCGCAGCGGTGGTCATTGTGGTCATCATTGCCCTGGTGGTCATCCAGACGCAGAAGGGCAACGAGCCCGTTGCCTCCTCCGGTCCCGTGCCGGCCAACGCCAATGCCTTTGGCGGCGTGACGGTGGGCAAGAACGGGGCCGTCGTTGCGCCCACCACCGCGGCCAAGACCGTGGACATGAAGTCCGTTCCGCCGGCCCCCACGGCGGCACCCACGGCCGTGGGGGACCCGGCAGGCATCGGCGTCAAGGCGCCGGCGTCCGGCCAGCCCGCGCAGGTGGTGATGTACCTGGACTTCATGTGCCCGGCGTGCAACAACTTTGAGAAGACATACGGGGCGGAATTGGACAGCCTGCGCAACGAAGGCAAGATCACCGTGGAGTACCGCCCGCTGCCGTTCCTTGACCGCTTCTCCTCCGGCACCAACTACTCCTCGCGGTCAGCCGCCGCGGCGGCCTGCGTGGTGGACCAGTCCCCGGCCAAGTTCAAGGCCTACCTGGACTCCCTTTACGCCCACCAGCCGGAGGAAAACAGCTCGGGCCTCGACAACGCGACGTTGGAGAAGCTGGCCACGGAGGCCGGCGCGGCCAACATCAACAGCTGTGTTGATGCCAAGACGTACCGGCCCTTCGTTGCCTACACCGGCGCCCTTGGCGCGTCCGCCGGCATCAACGCCACGCCGACGCTCTTTGTCAACGGGCAGCAGTGGGACCCGAACAAGGTGCAGGACTTCAACACGTTCCTTAACACGGCGATGGCGGCCAAGAAGTAG
- a CDS encoding site-specific integrase gives MSKISKLADIYLAELEQSDKASRTKDKYAYCVKKYITPALGAVRIGEATSGMIDQFIRSVVKDVGPATARSCGAVLSAMFKVARRHDAVVVNPVLGIAIPRVQPAKPQALSIAQYQDLRTKIIGWERAPALGRNRMQDLHEIADFLVSTGLRPGELFALRWDDIDLDAEPPTLFINATVIRTTSGGVRIQDHPKTRHGIRRITIPSFLVAQLRTRKNLQTDSKASNTYNLVFPSSTGTVCDPNNIGRAWRRAADAIGYSWVTLKTFRKANATLIARTMGVEAAAYQAGHSKVSMTLQHYIEEYQEALDTRAVLDAFGSPDGPEQTPPSDLKDEK, from the coding sequence ATGAGCAAGATTAGCAAGCTAGCCGACATCTACTTGGCCGAATTGGAGCAATCCGACAAGGCATCACGCACGAAGGACAAGTACGCATACTGCGTCAAAAAGTACATCACACCAGCTCTGGGTGCCGTTCGAATTGGCGAAGCCACCTCGGGCATGATTGACCAATTCATTCGCAGCGTTGTTAAAGACGTGGGGCCTGCGACCGCGCGAAGCTGCGGAGCCGTCTTGTCAGCAATGTTCAAGGTTGCCCGTCGCCATGATGCAGTGGTCGTCAATCCGGTACTAGGCATCGCCATCCCACGGGTCCAGCCTGCAAAGCCGCAGGCCCTGAGCATTGCACAGTATCAGGATCTTAGGACGAAGATCATTGGTTGGGAGCGGGCCCCGGCACTCGGGCGAAATCGCATGCAAGACCTCCACGAGATCGCTGACTTCCTCGTCAGCACTGGACTTCGGCCAGGTGAATTGTTTGCGCTTCGATGGGACGACATCGACTTGGACGCCGAGCCGCCGACGTTGTTCATTAACGCAACCGTCATCCGAACCACCAGTGGCGGAGTCAGGATTCAGGACCACCCCAAAACCAGGCACGGCATTCGAAGGATTACCATTCCTTCATTTCTCGTAGCTCAGCTCCGCACCAGAAAAAATCTTCAGACTGACTCCAAGGCATCAAACACCTACAACTTGGTGTTCCCCTCGTCCACCGGAACCGTCTGCGATCCGAATAACATCGGCAGGGCGTGGCGCAGAGCGGCAGATGCCATTGGTTACAGCTGGGTGACACTAAAGACTTTCAGGAAGGCCAATGCCACCCTCATCGCAAGGACAATGGGGGTCGAGGCTGCTGCCTACCAAGCGGGACATTCCAAGGTCTCCATGACGCTCCAGCACTACATCGAGGAGTATCAGGAAGCGTTGGACACCCGTGCTGTCCTCGACGCCTTCGGGTCCCCTGACGGGCCTGAACAGACGCCACCTTCGGACCTAAAAGATGAAAAGTAA
- a CDS encoding helix-turn-helix domain-containing protein, producing MHGKEYGNTQEEIPMTEQSVHATPTHELTEEWMSPKEICHELQIPEQTFYQWRSRGVGPHAYRIGRHLRITRSDLDAWLAQRSDP from the coding sequence ATGCATGGAAAGGAGTACGGCAACACCCAGGAGGAGATTCCGATGACCGAACAGTCAGTCCATGCAACGCCAACCCACGAGTTGACCGAAGAGTGGATGTCACCGAAAGAGATTTGCCACGAACTGCAGATCCCTGAACAGACCTTTTACCAGTGGCGCTCTAGGGGCGTCGGCCCACATGCTTACAGGATTGGCCGACACCTCCGCATCACGCGGTCCGATCTGGATGCGTGGCTAGCCCAGCGGTCGGATCCCTGA
- a CDS encoding ATP-binding protein, with translation MFTSVDYEKFRALRITQVALQLEELLKDDGNDLKTPEELFLTAVDEALEVRRSNRIDKLIGKARFPIPHASIEEIRYLPARGVSSVRMQRYAAHDWRADPTNLLLISPTGAGKTYIACAIGIAACHAEHSVHYTRMDELALELVIARGDRIAHQNLLNKLSDVDLLIIDDFLTIGIDETAANDLFTVLVNRDQRLPTMIASQSGPRYWIESLPEKVAADSIVNRLASRARTINLGDVDMRRLHAQEARDATDHWE, from the coding sequence ATGTTCACCAGTGTTGATTACGAGAAATTCCGGGCGCTGCGCATCACCCAGGTCGCCCTCCAACTCGAGGAACTGCTCAAGGACGATGGCAACGACCTCAAAACCCCGGAGGAGCTCTTCCTCACCGCAGTGGATGAAGCCCTGGAGGTCCGGCGCTCAAACCGCATCGACAAGCTCATAGGCAAGGCCCGGTTCCCCATCCCGCACGCCTCGATCGAAGAGATACGGTACCTGCCCGCGCGCGGGGTCTCCTCGGTGCGAATGCAACGCTACGCCGCCCATGACTGGCGGGCGGACCCGACGAACCTGCTGCTGATTTCCCCCACGGGCGCCGGGAAAACCTACATCGCCTGCGCGATAGGGATCGCCGCGTGCCATGCGGAGCACTCGGTCCACTACACCCGGATGGACGAGCTGGCACTGGAACTGGTCATCGCCCGCGGCGACAGGATCGCCCACCAAAACCTGCTCAACAAGCTCAGCGACGTTGACCTGCTCATCATCGACGACTTCCTCACCATCGGCATCGATGAGACCGCAGCCAACGACCTATTCACCGTCCTGGTCAACAGGGACCAGCGGCTGCCCACCATGATCGCCAGTCAATCCGGACCAAGATACTGGATCGAAAGCCTGCCGGAGAAAGTCGCCGCCGATTCCATCGTGAACCGGCTCGCAAGCCGGGCCCGCACGATCAACCTCGGCGACGTCGACATGCGCCGGCTGCATGCCCAAGAAGCCCGCGACGCCACCGACCACTGGGAATAA
- a CDS encoding tyrosine-type recombinase/integrase encodes MSISAVMAPAEQSKDTNGDWPPQSDDTRDVAAWRARFPPRPTVDRWPATGVDRRTLDQRASEALCAPVSKSMRLLGLRGLLMLLDWLSEHPGDTWQERWLASGADAAGDDWAELPARWLRERGDYSPSRLEVMTSSFLIAVGLDVVRPSLRWLLTGGKKRKLVRHLTRTRDGEGFARLGDHCERDETVGTDVGKHVLFRCAVIVAAKGGTVEDITVGDVLEVIDLEKEIRAKAPSAGASIRVLRQTGIITADVPSLKQIHSTGQRTVEQLVDRYNIACIPIRDLLVDYLRERQPSVDYSTLLSLAYALVRCFWADLERHHQGIESLNLPRNIAGAWKRRLSTKIRTIVRDGKEIQIETERLSHLDILAAVRAFYLDLSQWALEDPSRWAPWVAPCPISQDDLSRRKMVRHRKARMDSRTRSRLPVMPVLTNSTTTWRRQSTALLAAGLRAAPGEPFTSDGITMTRIKRPHGTQANVWVTNPDTAKKTLLNRDEDHAFWAWAVIEVLRHTGVRIEELLEISHHSLIQYRLPDSGELVPLLQIAPSKTDTERLLVVSPELAEVLSTIISRHRKPEGTIPLVSARDEHELVWRRPAPLLFQHLVNGEHRAITARFVSTLLDEALARTGLTGPDDGQPLRFTPHDFRRIFITDAIMNGLPPHIAQVIAGHQDIGVTMGYKAVYPEETITAHRAFIARRRALRPSEEYREPTDDEWQQFLGHFQRRKVSVGTCGRAFGSNCIHEHACIRCSLLWPDPNQQTRLLEIRDNLKARVVEAHEQGWLGEVEGLEVSLAGAEDKLAQVQRRTNTSVALGIPTIGHQPAG; translated from the coding sequence ATGAGCATCAGCGCCGTTATGGCCCCGGCAGAACAAAGCAAAGACACCAACGGCGACTGGCCACCACAGTCGGATGACACCAGGGACGTGGCCGCATGGCGGGCACGGTTTCCCCCGAGGCCCACCGTCGATCGGTGGCCGGCCACCGGCGTTGACAGGCGGACCTTGGATCAACGGGCGTCGGAAGCGCTGTGTGCCCCGGTATCGAAATCGATGCGGCTGCTGGGCCTTCGCGGATTGTTGATGCTCCTGGACTGGTTGTCAGAGCACCCGGGCGACACCTGGCAGGAACGATGGCTGGCCAGCGGAGCGGACGCGGCGGGCGACGACTGGGCCGAGCTGCCCGCCCGGTGGCTACGTGAGCGCGGCGACTACTCGCCCTCCCGGCTGGAGGTGATGACCAGTTCCTTCCTGATCGCCGTCGGACTCGATGTGGTTCGCCCGTCCTTGCGGTGGCTGCTGACCGGAGGAAAGAAACGCAAGCTGGTCCGTCACCTGACCCGTACCCGCGACGGTGAAGGATTCGCCCGGCTGGGCGACCACTGCGAGCGTGACGAGACAGTCGGCACCGACGTGGGCAAGCACGTGCTGTTTCGTTGCGCCGTGATCGTCGCCGCAAAAGGCGGCACAGTCGAGGACATCACCGTCGGTGATGTCCTCGAGGTCATCGACCTGGAGAAGGAGATTCGCGCCAAAGCACCCTCAGCCGGGGCGAGCATCCGCGTCCTGCGGCAAACCGGGATCATTACAGCAGACGTACCGAGCCTCAAACAGATCCACAGCACCGGGCAACGCACCGTCGAACAACTCGTCGACCGCTACAACATTGCCTGCATCCCAATACGCGACCTGCTGGTCGACTACCTGCGTGAGCGGCAGCCGTCCGTCGACTACTCCACACTGCTGTCGCTGGCCTACGCGCTGGTCCGCTGCTTCTGGGCCGACCTGGAACGCCACCACCAGGGCATCGAATCGTTGAACCTACCCCGCAATATTGCCGGGGCGTGGAAGCGACGACTGAGCACCAAAATTCGCACCATTGTCCGCGACGGCAAGGAAATCCAGATCGAGACCGAGCGACTGTCGCACCTGGATATTCTGGCAGCGGTCCGGGCGTTCTACCTCGACCTGTCCCAGTGGGCATTAGAAGACCCTAGCCGGTGGGCCCCATGGGTGGCACCGTGTCCTATCAGCCAGGACGATCTGTCACGCCGGAAAATGGTGCGGCACCGCAAGGCGCGCATGGACAGCCGCACCCGCTCCCGATTGCCGGTAATGCCCGTATTGACCAACTCCACCACCACCTGGCGCCGTCAATCAACAGCGCTCCTCGCCGCCGGGCTACGCGCCGCGCCCGGCGAACCGTTCACCTCCGACGGCATCACCATGACCAGGATTAAACGTCCGCACGGCACGCAGGCCAACGTCTGGGTCACCAACCCGGACACCGCCAAAAAAACCCTGCTCAACCGCGATGAAGACCATGCATTTTGGGCGTGGGCGGTCATCGAGGTGCTGCGGCACACCGGCGTCCGCATCGAGGAACTGCTTGAGATCAGCCACCACAGCCTGATCCAATACCGGCTGCCGGACAGTGGGGAACTCGTTCCGCTCTTGCAGATCGCCCCGTCTAAAACCGACACCGAACGGTTGCTGGTGGTCAGCCCCGAACTGGCCGAGGTGCTTTCCACGATCATCAGCCGCCACCGCAAACCCGAGGGCACCATCCCCCTGGTCAGCGCCAGAGACGAACACGAACTGGTTTGGCGCCGACCTGCCCCGCTCCTGTTCCAACACCTCGTCAACGGCGAACACCGTGCCATTACCGCACGATTTGTCTCCACCCTGCTCGACGAAGCGCTGGCACGCACCGGCCTGACAGGCCCTGATGACGGGCAGCCGCTCCGGTTCACCCCGCATGATTTCCGCAGGATCTTCATCACCGATGCAATCATGAACGGGCTTCCGCCGCACATCGCGCAGGTCATCGCCGGCCACCAGGACATCGGCGTCACCATGGGATACAAGGCCGTCTATCCAGAGGAAACGATCACCGCCCACCGGGCGTTTATAGCCCGGCGCCGCGCCCTGCGACCGAGCGAGGAATACCGCGAGCCCACCGACGACGAGTGGCAGCAATTCCTTGGCCATTTCCAACGCCGCAAGGTATCGGTCGGGACCTGCGGCCGCGCGTTCGGCAGCAACTGCATCCACGAACACGCCTGCATCCGCTGCTCCCTGCTCTGGCCCGATCCGAACCAGCAGACCCGCCTACTCGAGATCCGCGACAACCTCAAAGCCCGCGTCGTCGAAGCCCATGAGCAAGGCTGGCTCGGTGAAGTCGAAGGCCTCGAAGTCAGTCTCGCCGGCGCCGAAGACAAACTGGCCCAAGTGCAACGGCGCACCAACACATCCGTCGCCCTCGGCATCCCGACCATCGGCCACCAGCCCGCTGGCTGA
- a CDS encoding tyrosine-type recombinase/integrase codes for MVEESDCSRELEYLRVPAVGSLEATGSRWEPYRLVGADGGTVHAVEAFFADLLAAGRSEATVRSYGMDLLRWFRFLWAIGVAWDRASRIEARDFCRWLAVVAREGRGYSISARLHSETVLRGFYDFHRDVGSGPLVNPFPLARSRRTGRANAHHNPMDPYRLEKSGLYRPKPQRRIPRSIPDRVFDDIFAKLRSNRDRAMVAFYVSTGARASELLSATQGGVDPGRQLITVVRKGTREVQELPASPDAFVWLRLYQVEMKDAIGQGPLQPLWWTLDRPARPLTYHAAHRMFERAGQAAGQEATLHALRHTAAYRMAEDPSMPLTDVQYVLGHARLTTTQIYITPRKEDVIARVLAHHSARDRIEQPPPAAPGYSPETLAVLFGKATP; via the coding sequence ATGGTCGAAGAATCTGATTGTTCCAGGGAGTTGGAATATCTGCGTGTGCCTGCGGTCGGTTCGCTGGAGGCAACCGGGTCGCGGTGGGAGCCGTATCGGCTGGTGGGCGCGGACGGCGGAACAGTCCATGCCGTCGAGGCGTTTTTCGCTGATCTGCTGGCGGCCGGGCGCAGCGAGGCAACCGTCCGCTCGTATGGCATGGATCTGCTGCGCTGGTTCCGTTTCTTGTGGGCGATTGGCGTGGCCTGGGATCGTGCATCCCGGATCGAGGCGCGGGATTTCTGCCGCTGGCTGGCGGTAGTGGCCCGGGAAGGCCGCGGGTATTCAATTTCGGCCCGGCTCCACAGCGAGACGGTGCTGCGGGGCTTCTACGATTTCCACCGCGATGTCGGATCGGGCCCGTTGGTCAATCCGTTCCCGCTTGCTCGGTCCCGACGCACCGGACGGGCGAACGCCCATCACAATCCTATGGATCCCTACCGGCTGGAAAAGTCGGGCTTGTACCGGCCCAAGCCGCAGCGCAGGATTCCACGGAGCATCCCTGATCGGGTTTTCGACGACATCTTCGCGAAGTTGCGCTCGAACAGGGACCGCGCCATGGTGGCCTTCTACGTGTCTACCGGTGCGCGCGCCTCGGAGTTGTTATCGGCCACTCAGGGAGGCGTGGACCCCGGAAGGCAACTGATAACGGTGGTGCGCAAGGGAACCCGGGAAGTGCAGGAATTGCCGGCGTCACCAGACGCGTTTGTGTGGCTACGTTTGTATCAGGTCGAGATGAAAGATGCGATCGGGCAGGGTCCGCTGCAGCCGTTGTGGTGGACGCTGGACCGGCCGGCGCGGCCATTGACCTACCACGCGGCACACCGGATGTTTGAGCGTGCCGGCCAGGCGGCCGGCCAAGAAGCAACGCTACACGCGCTTCGGCACACCGCTGCCTACCGGATGGCCGAGGACCCCTCGATGCCGCTCACAGACGTGCAATACGTCCTTGGTCATGCCCGGCTGACGACCACCCAGATTTACATCACGCCGCGAAAGGAGGACGTGATCGCCCGCGTGTTGGCGCACCACTCCGCCCGCGACCGCATCGAGCAGCCGCCCCCGGCGGCGCCGGGCTACTCGCCAGAAACCCTCGCCGTGCTCTTTGGAAAGGCCACACCATGA
- the istA gene encoding IS21 family transposase yields the protein MADYSAIMALVLERRSYREIVQMVGCSRREVSLVSKTVKARGITAAQAGSMSRDELAELFPDGRKNVSAGFVQPDFAGIVNSMKFNRHYTLQQAWHRYVQAPAVQGRKYGYTQFCQLFNDYAAVHEVVATLHHEPGRAMLVDWAGDTLPLIDAVTGEVTKAYLFVAVLPYSGMVFCTAFTDMKQEAWNSAHVQAFEFYGGVTPIVVPDNAATATNRHSKGDSTRVVNAKYQQLADHYGTAIVPARSNRPRDKAAAESAVNVANKRVIGYLAEELWSTLAELNAAIEERVDEINGQIRRVDGTTRAEQFTEEEAPLLQPLPAERFESVEWKQLKVGRNYHLLTEQPAGFGHVAEGRVSWGHSVLDHGRRI from the coding sequence ATGGCTGATTACAGCGCGATCATGGCGTTGGTGTTGGAGCGCCGAAGCTACCGCGAGATTGTTCAGATGGTGGGTTGTTCACGCCGGGAGGTTTCCCTGGTGAGTAAGACTGTCAAGGCCCGTGGAATCACGGCGGCACAGGCGGGCTCGATGAGCCGGGATGAACTGGCGGAGCTGTTCCCTGATGGCAGGAAGAACGTCTCGGCCGGCTTCGTGCAGCCGGACTTCGCCGGGATTGTGAATTCGATGAAATTCAACCGGCATTACACCCTGCAGCAGGCCTGGCACCGGTACGTCCAGGCGCCTGCGGTGCAGGGAAGGAAGTACGGCTATACGCAGTTCTGTCAGTTGTTCAACGACTACGCGGCGGTTCACGAGGTCGTGGCCACTTTGCACCACGAACCTGGCCGGGCGATGTTGGTGGATTGGGCCGGGGACACACTGCCTCTCATCGACGCCGTGACCGGCGAGGTGACCAAGGCGTACCTGTTCGTGGCGGTGCTGCCGTATTCGGGCATGGTCTTTTGCACGGCGTTTACCGATATGAAGCAGGAGGCATGGAACAGCGCCCACGTTCAGGCTTTTGAGTTCTATGGCGGCGTCACCCCGATCGTGGTGCCAGACAATGCTGCGACCGCCACCAACCGGCACAGCAAGGGCGATAGCACCCGGGTCGTCAACGCCAAGTACCAGCAACTGGCCGACCACTACGGCACGGCGATCGTGCCGGCCAGATCGAACCGGCCCCGCGACAAGGCGGCCGCAGAATCTGCGGTCAACGTCGCCAACAAGCGGGTCATCGGGTACCTGGCCGAGGAACTCTGGAGCACTCTGGCGGAATTGAACGCGGCCATCGAGGAGCGGGTCGATGAGATCAACGGCCAGATCAGGCGGGTGGATGGCACGACCAGGGCCGAGCAGTTCACCGAAGAGGAAGCGCCGCTGCTGCAGCCCTTGCCGGCGGAACGGTTTGAATCCGTGGAATGGAAGCAGCTGAAAGTCGGGCGGAATTACCACCTGTTGACTGAACAGCCTGCCGGGTTTGGGCATGTCGCAGAGGGACGGGTCAGCTGGGGACATAGCGTCTTGGATCATGGTCGAAGAATCTGA
- a CDS encoding integrase core domain-containing protein: MTNSLSPQTRAAIINYDPTQPHALSVMEFCRSVKISRSVFYKIRGRAVHESTAALHPRSRAPKTPARKYGPAVVNELVKIRKQLKADGWDYGPRSIYYEASQQEKFPGGKVPSVATIARLLSSVGHVDAAPRKRPKSSYIPFVRATVMSLWQLDAFEYRLAGGQIVTVYQLLDDASRFDVGTAAYSRSENSADAKDVLERAITAYGPPREVLSDNSLAFNQLRAGRIGSVEIFLASKGTMPISGLPGKPTTQGKNERSHQTLLRFLDAHQPATLEQLQGRIHRFRDHYNNRRPHQSLDHATPRTAWDLLEHTPATEPIPLSVLEAKASHYSQVRARRQGDLDRATLTISKTGAILPDDNAQDKAADQSLVEITRANRQVYYQGFHVSLPMTYAGRLFYRTITDDSFLLTDPVTGEIVFSFPLPMVALNVRGRYVASYSVLGVQAAYSTKQWDRKREHYAEQFAHRQEEQPDVMATR; encoded by the coding sequence ATGACTAACTCTCTTTCACCCCAAACTCGCGCCGCGATCATCAACTACGATCCGACCCAGCCTCATGCACTGTCAGTCATGGAGTTTTGCCGTTCGGTCAAGATTTCGCGTAGCGTTTTCTATAAGATCCGCGGCCGGGCTGTCCATGAATCCACGGCGGCCCTTCACCCCCGCTCCCGTGCACCAAAGACTCCGGCTCGCAAATATGGCCCCGCGGTTGTCAACGAGTTAGTGAAGATCCGCAAGCAACTCAAGGCCGATGGTTGGGATTACGGCCCACGCTCAATTTATTACGAAGCTAGCCAGCAAGAGAAGTTCCCCGGCGGGAAGGTTCCCTCGGTCGCGACGATAGCCCGCCTGCTATCCAGCGTCGGCCACGTTGACGCAGCCCCCAGAAAGCGCCCGAAATCCTCGTACATCCCGTTCGTGCGCGCCACCGTGATGTCGTTGTGGCAACTCGATGCTTTCGAGTACCGACTCGCCGGCGGACAGATCGTCACCGTGTACCAGCTGCTCGATGACGCTTCCCGCTTTGATGTGGGCACAGCAGCGTATTCCCGTTCCGAGAACAGTGCCGATGCCAAGGACGTCCTCGAACGAGCCATCACTGCCTACGGTCCGCCCAGGGAAGTGCTTTCCGATAACTCTTTGGCATTCAATCAGCTGCGGGCCGGACGGATTGGTTCCGTGGAGATCTTCCTCGCCTCCAAAGGCACCATGCCCATCAGCGGGCTGCCGGGCAAACCCACCACGCAGGGGAAGAACGAGCGCTCCCACCAAACCCTGCTGCGGTTCCTCGATGCGCATCAGCCAGCTACGCTCGAGCAGCTCCAGGGCAGGATTCACCGGTTTCGGGACCACTACAACAACCGCCGTCCGCACCAATCCCTGGACCATGCGACACCGCGCACGGCGTGGGATCTGCTGGAACATACACCGGCAACGGAGCCGATTCCTTTATCGGTCCTGGAAGCGAAAGCGTCGCACTACTCACAGGTCCGCGCCCGCCGTCAGGGAGACCTCGATCGGGCGACCCTGACGATCTCCAAGACCGGGGCCATTCTGCCCGACGACAACGCCCAGGATAAGGCCGCGGACCAGTCGCTGGTGGAGATCACCCGCGCGAACCGGCAGGTCTATTACCAAGGCTTCCACGTCTCTTTGCCCATGACCTACGCGGGCCGCCTGTTTTACCGGACCATCACCGACGACTCGTTCCTGCTCACCGATCCAGTCACCGGTGAGATCGTGTTCTCTTTCCCGCTGCCGATGGTTGCCCTGAACGTTCGGGGCCGCTATGTTGCTTCGTATTCCGTTCTAGGCGTTCAGGCGGCGTACTCGACAAAACAGTGGGACCGGAAGCGAGAGCACTACGCGGAGCAATTCGCTCACCGCCAAGAAGAACAGCCCGACGTGATGGCCACGCGATAG